The DNA sequence GCCTGGAAGGTGGGAAACGGGTTTCTCCGCGGGTTCGGTGCGCACCCAATGTACGCAGGCCGGTACGGGCTGGGCAGCCCCGGGCGTCCGACCGGGCCGTAGGACGGGTCCTACGCCGCCTGCCCGGTGGCCGGGCAGGTACGCCGTATGCCTCCCTGGCCACGTGTGACCGGCACCGGCGTGTTCCGCCGGCGCAAGGGGTCGCACGCCTTCCCCAGGACGCCCATGAACCCGACCCAAACCGAAACCCTGGACATCCTCCAGCAGGTGCTGCGCCAGGCGCTGCTTGCCATGGCCGCGGCCACGAAGTGCAACTACGCGACCTTCGCCTCCGCGCTGGAGGCCGCGTCGCACAACGAGTCGCTGAGTCCGGTGGCGCGCGCGATGCTCGCGGAGCTGGCCGAAAGCGCCGGCGTGGTGGCACCGTTTTCGGCCACCAAGCAATGAGCAGTCAGGCGCCGCGGCGCGCGCGGGCTTCCAGCCCGAGGTAGAGCAGGCCGGCGGCGGCCAGCGGTGCCAGGTAGTACAGCGCGCGGTAAGCCAGCAGCGCGGCAAGCAGTTGGCCATGCGGCACTTGGGAGCCGAGCAGCGCGATGAACACGGCTTCCAGCACGCCGAGCCCCGCCGGGATGTGGGTCAGCACGCCGGCCACTGCGCTGACCATCATCACCGCGACCACCAGCGGGTAATCGACTTGCCGTTGCAGCAAGACGTACACGACGCCGGCGATCAGCAGCCAGTTCAGGCACGACAGCAGCACCTGCACCAGCGCCAGGCGCCACGGGGGCAGCTCGATCTCGTGCCCGCGCAGGCTGAACTGCCGGCGCCGCAAGAACGCGCAGGCGGCCAGGTACGCGAGCAGCACCGCGAGCAGGGCTGCGCCCACCGCCTGCAGGCCGGCACCGCCGATCTTCCAGGCGGGTGGCACCCGGATCAGCCCGGAGCTGAACACCGTCCCGGCCAGCGCCAGGTAGCCGAGCCAGTTCGTCAGCACGCTCATGCCGAGCACGCGGGTGATGGTGCCGTTGTCCAGCCCCAGCCGCGAATACAGCCGGTAGCGGAACGCGACGCCGCCCACCAGGGCGCCCAGGTTGAGGTTGACCGCGTAGCTGATGAAGCCCACCCGCATCACCTGCCTACGCGGCAGTCCGTGCCCGGTGTAGTGGCGGCCGAACAGGTCGAAGCAGCTGTAGGTCAGGTGGCTGAACGCCCCCAGCGCCGCGGCGAGCGCCAGCGTGGCCAGCGGGTAGCCGCGCAGCGCCTGCAGCACGTCCGGCCAGTCGACCTTGCGTGCGTGCGAGACCAGCAACGCGAGCACCGCGGCGAAGAAGAGCCAGGTCAGCCCCTGCTTGATACGTGCGCCGTGGCGCTGCCACCAGCCGCCGCGGCCGGCCGCGGCATCGGCGTCGTCGACGGCGGGCAGTCGTGCGGGCGAGGCGGCGCGCATGTCAGCCCCCCTTGCCGGCGGCGCGGGGCGGCGGCGTTTCCGGATGCGGGGCGGGTTCCCCGGCGGCGGCGGGCAAGGGCGGGGGCGCAATGCGCGGCCGGTGTGCAGGCAGCCAGCCGGCCCAGGCCGGGAAGCGCCGCAGCACGTGGAACACGACGGTGCCCACGGTGAGCTGCCACCAGCGCGGCCGCGGCCGGTGCTGCGGGCCCATCTCGCGGCAATGGTGGTGGATCAGCTCGGCCAGCCTGCGACGCAGGTGGTGGGCAAAGCGTGCGTCGCGGATCACGACGTTGGCTTCCAGGTTCAGCGACAGGCTCAGCGGATCGAGGTTGCTGGAGCCCACCGTCACCCACTCGTCGTCGATCACCGCGACCTTCGCGTGCAGCGGCCGGCGGCAGTACTCATAGACGCGCACGCCGTCGCGCAACAGGTAGTCGTACAGCGTGCGTCCGGCGATCTGCGCGATCGCCATGTCGGGTTCGCCTTGCAGGATCAGGCGCACGTCCACGCCGCGCCGGGCCGCGTTGCGCAGCTCGCGCAGCACGCGGTAGCCGGGGAAGAAGTACGCGTTGGCGATCAGCACCTCGCGCCGTGCGCCGCGCAGGGCCGCCAGGTACTGCTGTTCGATGTCGGTGCGATGGGCGGTGTTGTCGCGCGTGACGAAGCGCACCATCGCCCCGTCCAGCGAGTCTTCGGGGGGGGCGGCGCGCTGCACCAGCCGCAGGCGGCGCGGGGGCAGTGGCTCCAGCCCGGCGGCATCGAGCATGAAGCGGTGGATGTCCTGCACCACCGGGCCTTCGAGCTGCACTGCGTAGTCCTGCTTGGCCGCAGCGCCGAACTCCGCCAGGTGCTCGAGCGAGAAGTTGATGCCCCCGACGAAGGCGATGCGTTCGTCGATCACGACCAGCTTGCGGTGCAGGCGCCGGAACAGGTTGGTGCGCATGCCCAGCAGCGGCGGCTGCGGATCGAAGACCAGGAACTGCACGCCGGCCTCGGTCAGGCCGTGCACGAACTCCTCGCTCAGGTCCGGCGAGCCGTAGCCGTCCACCGTCACCGCGACCCGCACGCCGCGCCGGGCCGCGTCGATCAGCACCTCGCGCAGCTCGCGACCGACCTTGTCGTCGAACAGGATGAAGGTCTCGAGCAGCACCTCGCGCTGCGCGGCGCGGATCGACTCGAACACGCGCGGGTAGAAGCTCTCGCCGTTTTCCAGCAGCTCGAGCTGGTGGCCGGACTTCCAGGGACGGACGGGGGACATGCTCATAGCAGCACCTCCGCTGCCAGGGGGGCGTGGTCGGACAGGTGCGACCAGGGCCGCGGCGGCAAGGCGAGCGGCCGGTGCGCCCGTGCGTTGCGCACGTAGATGCGGTCCAGCCGCAGGATCGGCCAGCGCGCCGGGAAGGTGCGCGCGGCACGGCCGTGCGCGGCCACGTGCACCTCGCGCAGGCCGCCGCACTGGTCCAGCACCTCGTGCGCACGCAGGCGCCAGTCGTTGAAGTCGCCGGCGATCACCAGCGGCGCTTCGGGAGGCACCTCGGCCTGCAGCAACCCGCACAGCAGCTGCAGCTGCTGCCGCCGGTGCGACTCGCGCAGGCCCAGGTGCACGCACACCACGTGCACCTCCATCGCCCGGTCGGGGATGGTCAGCACGCAGTGCAGCAGGCCGCGGCGTTCCTTGCTGCGCTCGATCGACACGTCGCGGTTCTGGTAGCGCACGATCGGAAACTTCGACAGCACCGCGTTGCCGTGGTGCCCGTGCGGATAAACCGCGTTGCGTCCGTACGCGAAGTCGCTCCACATCGAATCGGCGAGGAACTCGTACTGCGGCGCGGCCGGCCAGTCGGCCACGCGCGTCGAGTAGCGCGCGTGGGTGCCCAGCACTTCCTGCAGGAACACGATGTCGGCCGACACCGAGCGCACGGCGTCGCGCAGCTCGTGCAGGATGAAACGCCGGTTCAGCGGCCCGAAGCCCTTGTGGGTGTTGACCGTCAGCACGCGCATCGTCAGCGGCGCGGCCGTCAGCGTCGCGTCCTGCTGCCCGAGCGGCGCGGCGTGCGACGTGGGCGGGGCGGTGACCGAGCGTTCGAACAGGGTTTCGGTGGACATGTGCAGGGCGTCGGGTGTTGGGGCGGCCGCTTCGTGTCGCGGCAAGCGCGGGTCCCGGTCGCGGCGGGCATCACGGGAAGCATGTGGATGTCTGCATGCTAGGCAGCGGGCGGCGCACCGGGCACTCCCGGTGCACTGACCGCGCTGTCAGCGCATTCCGACACCGGCGTCGCGGTCGGTGCGCGGCAGGCGGGCATGGCATGTGCCGCGTAAGGGAAACACCCCCGTCCCGACGGTCGCGCCGCGCCGCGAGGTCCCGCGCCCGCATGGCGGCACCGTCCACCCATCCCAGGAGGAGCTCCCGATGAATGCACAGCAACGCATGCTCGCACTGACTGCCATCGCCACGGCTGCGGCGTTTTCGCTGGGCGGTTGCGACCGGCGCGAGGAGGCGCCGCCCGTGGTGCCGAGCGAGCCGGCGCCTGCGGTCCCCACGCCGCCGGTCGACGGAGCCCCCGCACCGGATGCGCCGGCCGACTCCGGTGCACCGGCAGGCACCACGATGCCGGGCAACACGCCGGGTGACGACCCGAGCGGCAACACGAGCGCCACCGGCAGCGGCGTGCCCGGATCGACAGGCACGACCGGCACGCCGATGACCGAGGAAGAGCGCCGGCGCCTGCAGGAGCAGGGGGCCAGCCCGGCGCCGGGTCAATGAAGCAGCAGGACGCGCGCCTGTGGCTCGCCGCGCGGCGAGCTGCGCTTGGTGCAGGGCGGAGGTGGCGTTGCTCAAGCGCGTGTGCAAGCGCGCGCCGCGCGCTTGTCGCAGCGCTTTGGTGCGGTAAAGCCACTCTTTCCGTCATGTGGTTGGAAAGGGAGTACCATACGCGTCGTAGGTATGCACAAGACCGTCTTTTCGTAGGTCTCTTCACAGATGTCCGTCACCCTGCTGGCTGGCGGATTCCGGTCGATTCTCCCGTTGATGACTTTCTTGGCGTCTCTGCACTGCGCCGGCATGGGCTGTGCGCTCCATCAACTTGAAAGGAATCAACATGACGACTCAAACCGGAACCGTGAAGTGGTTCGATGACGGCAAAGGCTTCGGCTTCATCACGCCGGACGACGGCAGCAAGGACCTGTTCGCGCATTTCAGCGAGATCCAGGGCAACGGCTTCAAGAGCCTGGCCGAAAACCAGCGCGTGAGCTTCGAAGTGACCCAGGGCCGCAAGGGCCTGCAGGCCTCGAACATCCGCCCCGCCTGAGGGCCGCCGCCGCAAGGCGGCTGCACCATGGGCCCGGTGCGCACATGCCGCCGGGACCCGCCGAGCGCCAGCGTGCATGACCTGCCTCTGCCAGGCGGAGTGCGGCTGCGCCCACACGACCAGAAGAAGGACAACGGCCCGGCACCGCATGAAGCGCTGCCGGGGCCATTGCATGGAGAGATTTATCAATACGTCGATACGAGTTGGCAAGTACCTGATTTCACCGCTGTCGCGCGAGCAGCGCGACGGCCGCCATGCCGCATCGGTCTCGATCCGCAGCGGCACTGGCAGCGCCACGCATGACCGCGTGCTTCGCCTCGTCCCGGTGTTCGACACACAACAGGCGGCCTTGCGCTACGCGACCGAACAAGGTCTGCAGTGGATCGCCAAGGCGTCCGTTCCCTATCCGCATTGATTGAAGGAGCAACAGACATGGCCAAGGAAGAACTCATCGAAATGCACGGCGTGGTCAACGAAATCCTGCCCGACTCGCGCTATCGCGTGACGCTGGACAACGGTCACCAGCTGGTGGCCTACACCTCCGGCAAGATGCGCAAGCATCACATCCGCATCCTCGCGGGCGACGCGGTGTCGCTCGAACTGTCGCCTTACGACCTGAGCAAGGGGCGCATCACCTTCCGTCACCTGCAGCGCCGCAACTGAAGCAGCTGCGGTGCGGCAGCAGCGCCTGCTGGCGCGCTGCGCCCCGTACGCCGGGCCGACGCACCGCGAGGTGCGCCGGCTTTTTTCTTTTCCGTCGCGTGCAGCCGGGGAACCGACTGCCGCTGCTCGCGCTGCGTCCTCAAGCGCCCCGGCACGGCGGGGCAGGTGTCAGCGGCGGCGCACCGTGCCCGGCGCACGGCCGGTGCAGCGCTTGAAGGCACGGCTGAACGCGGCCTCGGAGCGATAGCCCAGCCGGCTCGCCACCGTGGCGACGCTGGCTCCCGGTTCCTTCAGCCAAGTTTCGGCCAGGCACATGCGCCAGCGGGTCACGTACTGCATGGCCGGCTCGCCGACAACGCGGGTGAAGCGCTCGGCGAAGGCCGAGCGCGACATCGCGGCCCGGGCGGCCAGGGTGTCGAGCGTCCACGGATGTGCCGGGTCGCGGTGGACGAGGGCGATCACCCGGCCCAGCTGGCGGTCCTGCAAGGCGCGCAGCCAGCCGGCCCGCGCGGTGCCCTCGCCACGTTCCAGCCAGGCGCGCAGTGCCTGGATCACCAGGATGTCGGCCAGCCGCGTGACCACCGCCTCGCCACCGGGACGCATCAGCCGGGCCTCGGCCGCCATGAAGCGCAGCAGGCCCTGCAGCCATCCGGAGGACGTGTCCTGCGCGGTGTCGATCGCGATCACCGGCGGCAGCATCGCGACCAGGTGGCGTGCGGCGGCGTCCTCGAAGCGCACCGCGCCGCACACGAGCTGGGTGGGCGCACCGCCACCGCCGTGGCGCAGCACTTCATAGCGGTCGCCGGCGAACTCGCGCGGCAGGTCGAACAGCCCGACCGGGAGCACGCCCGGCTCGCTCAGCAGCGCGTGGCCGCGGCCGTGCGGCACCAGCACGAGGTCGCAGGGCTGCAGCCAGCGCGGCGGCTGTCCCGGCACGTCGAGCCAGCAGCGCCCGTGCGTGACGACGTGGAACATCAGGCAGTCGGGCATCGGTGGCAGGGCCAGTCCCCAGGGGGCGGTGAAATCCGAGCGGCAATAGAAGGTGCCGCTCATGCGCAGGAAGTGCAGTGCTTCTCCGAGCGGGTCGGCCGTGGGCCAGGCGGTGGAGGCATCCATGCGGGCATGATCGCCGGGGTGGC is a window from the Caldimonas thermodepolymerans genome containing:
- a CDS encoding endonuclease/exonuclease/phosphatase family protein, producing MSTETLFERSVTAPPTSHAAPLGQQDATLTAAPLTMRVLTVNTHKGFGPLNRRFILHELRDAVRSVSADIVFLQEVLGTHARYSTRVADWPAAPQYEFLADSMWSDFAYGRNAVYPHGHHGNAVLSKFPIVRYQNRDVSIERSKERRGLLHCVLTIPDRAMEVHVVCVHLGLRESHRRQQLQLLCGLLQAEVPPEAPLVIAGDFNDWRLRAHEVLDQCGGLREVHVAAHGRAARTFPARWPILRLDRIYVRNARAHRPLALPPRPWSHLSDHAPLAAEVLL
- the clsB gene encoding cardiolipin synthase ClsB yields the protein MSMSPVRPWKSGHQLELLENGESFYPRVFESIRAAQREVLLETFILFDDKVGRELREVLIDAARRGVRVAVTVDGYGSPDLSEEFVHGLTEAGVQFLVFDPQPPLLGMRTNLFRRLHRKLVVIDERIAFVGGINFSLEHLAEFGAAAKQDYAVQLEGPVVQDIHRFMLDAAGLEPLPPRRLRLVQRAAPPEDSLDGAMVRFVTRDNTAHRTDIEQQYLAALRGARREVLIANAYFFPGYRVLRELRNAARRGVDVRLILQGEPDMAIAQIAGRTLYDYLLRDGVRVYEYCRRPLHAKVAVIDDEWVTVGSSNLDPLSLSLNLEANVVIRDARFAHHLRRRLAELIHHHCREMGPQHRPRPRWWQLTVGTVVFHVLRRFPAWAGWLPAHRPRIAPPPLPAAAGEPAPHPETPPPRAAGKGG
- a CDS encoding cold-shock protein; translated protein: MTTQTGTVKWFDDGKGFGFITPDDGSKDLFAHFSEIQGNGFKSLAENQRVSFEVTQGRKGLQASNIRPA
- the infA gene encoding translation initiation factor IF-1; protein product: MAKEELIEMHGVVNEILPDSRYRVTLDNGHQLVAYTSGKMRKHHIRILAGDAVSLELSPYDLSKGRITFRHLQRRN
- a CDS encoding AraC family transcriptional regulator translates to MDASTAWPTADPLGEALHFLRMSGTFYCRSDFTAPWGLALPPMPDCLMFHVVTHGRCWLDVPGQPPRWLQPCDLVLVPHGRGHALLSEPGVLPVGLFDLPREFAGDRYEVLRHGGGGAPTQLVCGAVRFEDAAARHLVAMLPPVIAIDTAQDTSSGWLQGLLRFMAAEARLMRPGGEAVVTRLADILVIQALRAWLERGEGTARAGWLRALQDRQLGRVIALVHRDPAHPWTLDTLAARAAMSRSAFAERFTRVVGEPAMQYVTRWRMCLAETWLKEPGASVATVASRLGYRSEAAFSRAFKRCTGRAPGTVRRR
- a CDS encoding lysylphosphatidylglycerol synthase domain-containing protein, with the translated sequence MRAASPARLPAVDDADAAAGRGGWWQRHGARIKQGLTWLFFAAVLALLVSHARKVDWPDVLQALRGYPLATLALAAALGAFSHLTYSCFDLFGRHYTGHGLPRRQVMRVGFISYAVNLNLGALVGGVAFRYRLYSRLGLDNGTITRVLGMSVLTNWLGYLALAGTVFSSGLIRVPPAWKIGGAGLQAVGAALLAVLLAYLAACAFLRRRQFSLRGHEIELPPWRLALVQVLLSCLNWLLIAGVVYVLLQRQVDYPLVVAVMMVSAVAGVLTHIPAGLGVLEAVFIALLGSQVPHGQLLAALLAYRALYYLAPLAAAGLLYLGLEARARRGA